ATCGCCAATGGCGAAAATTCCAGGAATATTGGTTTGGTAATCCTTTGCATTATTTACCTTAATGGCATTCTTTTCAATTTCTAAGCCCCAATTACCTATTGGACCCAATTTTGGAGACAACCCGAACAAGGGAATAAAGTTATCGACCTCAAGATAAGTCTCGCCTTTTTCGGAATTGTTGTGCTTGATAACGACGGCCTCTAAATGCTCATCACCATATAACTTCCTTACCTCAGCCTCGGTAAACAGTTTGATTTTACCTAATTTGGCGAGCTCCGATGCTTTTTCAACAGAATCCAAAGCACCCCTAAACTCATTCCGTCTATGGACCAGTGAAACTTCAGAAGCTACTTCGGATAAGAAAATAGCCCAATCCAGTGCAGAATCACCACCACCGGCAATCACCACCTTCTTATCACGATAGACCTCCGGGTCTTTAACAATATAGGCCACTCCTTTTTCCTCAAAATCCCTTATGTTCTCAATGGGTGGTTTTCTAGGTTCAAAAGAACCTAAACCTCCAGCTATTACAACCACTGGTGCTTGGTGTTGCGTTCCCCTATTTGTGGTAACTATATAAGAACCATCCTCTTGCTTGTCCAATGTTTCGGCTCGTTCACCCAAGGTAAACCCCGGTTCAAAAGGCCTAATCTGCTCCATTAAATTATCGACCAGATCTCCTGCCAATATTTCTGGAAATGCAGGAATATCATAAATCGGCTTTTTTGGATAAATTTCTGAACACTGTCCACCAGGTTGTGGCAACGCGTCAATCAAATGACATTTTAATTTTAATAATCCAGCTTCAAAAACGGTGAACAGGCCCGTTGGACCGGCACCTATGATGAGTATATCTGTTTTGATCATAGTATTCATATTAACTCTAATTCTTGGTTTTGAGCTATCTCCTTAATGATGGCCCTATGCTTTACAACTTGTCCAATAATGATTATTGCGGGATTGGATAAATTCTGTTTCTCCACTTCCTTTTTAATGGTGTTTATGGTTCCAATACCTATCTTTTCATTTTTTCGTGTTCCGTTCTGAATGATGGCTATAGGAGTTTCCGATTTACCCTCCTCTTTAAAGAGTGTAATAATTTGAGATAGTTTGGACATTCCCATCAAAATAACTACCGTTGCACTACTCTTAGCGGCCAAGGCAATATCATTGGAAAGTTTA
This sequence is a window from Maribacter aestuarii. Protein-coding genes within it:
- a CDS encoding NAD(P)/FAD-dependent oxidoreductase, whose product is MIKTDILIIGAGPTGLFTVFEAGLLKLKCHLIDALPQPGGQCSEIYPKKPIYDIPAFPEILAGDLVDNLMEQIRPFEPGFTLGERAETLDKQEDGSYIVTTNRGTQHQAPVVVIAGGLGSFEPRKPPIENIRDFEEKGVAYIVKDPEVYRDKKVVIAGGGDSALDWAIFLSEVASEVSLVHRRNEFRGALDSVEKASELAKLGKIKLFTEAEVRKLYGDEHLEAVVIKHNNSEKGETYLEVDNFIPLFGLSPKLGPIGNWGLEIEKNAIKVNNAKDYQTNIPGIFAIGDVNTYEGKLKLILSGFHGAAVMCQFAYQLINPGKRYVMKYTTVGGVEGFDGSKKEAKKEVVQSIA